Proteins from one Solenopsis invicta isolate M01_SB chromosome 11, UNIL_Sinv_3.0, whole genome shotgun sequence genomic window:
- the LOC120358939 gene encoding uncharacterized protein LOC120358939 — protein sequence MKDLWRHAREKPTNPYSTSNQKKHSVMVSINATVIRGILLVIQPCAARSIVRLFTGTLLFLRGHVRSGVRDPLTQRGRAGPWNTRVDNIFRVYSEGGRGQFSRGGVALIAVVHREFASVPSSSLTPVHTATSSTRLLSSRSPPSHRSRPFSSVRGHSPPESLRSAPREARGSARCYTLGSNLRTAGATQTNARCARREGVRRIFVFAHSRANAHPSSCGGIFRREENCPLSCFIKMRAAFFSQDSLDIVLILIGTSLLLIIILLGLNDILHKTGSFVFDVALKISKKDVSNIA from the exons ATGAAAGATTTATGGCGTCATGCGAGAGAAAAACCAACTAATCCGTATTCGACGAGCAACCAGAAGAAACATTCCGTGATGGTCTCGATAAATGCAACTGTAATTCGCGGGATTCTTCTCGTGATACAACCTTGTGCTGCACGGTCGATCGTGCGGCTCTTCACGGGCACGCTTCTCTTCCTTCGGGGCCATGTCCGTTCCGGAGTGCGCGACCCCTTGACCCAGCGAGGACGCGCCGGGCCGTGGAACACCCGTGTGGATAATATATTCCGGGTGTATTCCGAGGGAGGAAGGGGGCAATTTTCGCGGGGCGGTGTTGCGTTGATTGCGGTCGTTCATCGCGAGTTCGCCTCCGTACCATCTTCTTCACTCACTCCCGTCCACACCGCCACTTCTTCCACCCGCCTCCTATCCTCCCGTTCCCCTCCAAGCCATCGCTCTCGCCCGTTCTCATCCGTCCGCGGCCATTCTCCACCAGAATCTCTTCGTTCCGCGCCGCGAGAAGCGCGCGGCAGTGCGCGCTGCTACACTCTCGGCTCTAATTTGCGCACAGCGGGAGCGACGCAAACTAATGCACGTTGCGCACGCCGGGAGGGAGTCCGTAGGATCTTTGTCTTCGCGCACTCCCGCGCTAACGCGCATCCATCATCGTGCGGCGGGATCTTCCGACGAGAGGAGAATTGTCCGCTGAGTTGTTTCATCAAAATGAGGGCCGCCTTCTTCTCGCAAGACTCTCTCGATATAGTTCTAATACTCATTGGAACGTCGTTACTTCTCATAATTATTCTACTCGGATTAAACGATATTCTGCATAAAACTGGAAGTTTCGTATTTGACGTCGCTTTGAAAATTAGCAAGAAAG ATGTTTCAAATATAGCGTG
- the LOC120358940 gene encoding uncharacterized protein LOC120358940, translating into MELYEFHPRARRRRSFANYTSTIKKSDSVNKASFKHPIKSSPGHSRSFYTCEGMSIGGRRVDAYFQSGPEKSPKHLRIGPVLSRLKCRAIQQFVEDGFSR; encoded by the exons ATGGAACTTTATGAATTCCATCCACGTGCACGTCGGCGTCGGTCTTTTGCTAACTACACGTCGACGATTAAAAAAAGCGACAGCGTCAACAAG GCATCTTTCAAGCATCCTATAAAATCCTCACCCGGACACTCAAGATCGTTCTACACCTGTGAAGGAATGTCTATCGGCGGCCGTCGAGTGGACGCATATTTTCAAAGCGGCCCCGAAAAGTCTCCCAAACACCTACGCATCGGGCCGGTTCTAAGTCGATTAAAGTGCCGGGCGATACAACAGTTTGTCGAAGATGGTTTCTCACGGTAA